AGAATGCATAAGCGACTGATCACTAAGTATATGAACGAATCAATTACCAGGAAGTCTCATTTCCCAGCAATGAGCAAAGAGCAGAATCCAGGATGACCGCAAGGCCGATGACCGGTTTTGGTTGTCAATCGGCGATGGGCGCAGTAAACCGGCCTCTACGGTAGAGGCCGGTTTACTGCGCCCATCGCCGATTCATTCAAATGAATGGAGAACCTATTTTTTTGACCAATCATTTATGGCTTTAGCATCCTTGCCATGACGAGTAGCCACGATTTCGGCCATAATTGCCAGGGCCATCTCTTCAGGCGAGGTTGCACCTATATTCAATCCGATCGGGCCATGAATGCGGCGCAACTGTTCATCTGTCAGTCCCTTCTGCCTCAGTCGCTCATCACGCTCCTCTTTCGTCTTGCGGCTGCCAATCGCACCGATATAGCCGACATTGCGTGATAACACAACCTGCAATGTCGGCTCGTCGAACTTGGGATCATGTGTCAAAACGGCAACCGAGGTCGAAGGATTGAGATCCATCTCCTGCAAGACCTCATCGGGCCAGGCCACAATCAGCTCATCGGCATGCGGGAAGCGTTCGCGGGTAGCGAATGCCGCGCGCGCATCGATCACTACGACGCGATAATGCAGGGTTTTGGCAAAAGTAGTCAAAGGGATAGCA
This Ktedonobacteraceae bacterium DNA region includes the following protein-coding sequences:
- a CDS encoding XdhC/CoxI family protein; protein product: MSSSSDWIGKVMGELYDELRDLLKQEKGVALATIVQGEEEYLGAKMLVYPGKKTRGTLGNAALDTLVVEDAERAIWNGDAGTQTYSVESETGALAFDVFIEGFPPPPTLLIVGAGHIAIPLTTFAKTLHYRVVVIDARAAFATRERFPHADELIVAWPDEVLQEMDLNPSTSVAVLTHDPKFDEPTLQVVLSRNVGYIGAIGSRKTKEERDERLRQKGLTDEQLRRIHGPIGLNIGATSPEEMALAIMAEIVATRHGKDAKAINDWSKK